The following are encoded together in the Babylonia areolata isolate BAREFJ2019XMU chromosome 18, ASM4173473v1, whole genome shotgun sequence genome:
- the LOC143292430 gene encoding uncharacterized protein LOC143292430 isoform X1, producing MNYHSRRTIRTRTYSDTMAKNDKDLGDMNRSEGKVGVEQSEESTKPIGAMVSSTQTMAKNETDIDMDRTGEIVSEEHSVATVSNAVDGHDDDDDDDEIADEDGESGDVDDSGGGRRRQDGGARQGDEKRGLYHSGRTLAHGTDNDGEDDGFHCQPIQQKHTEYIKNNLQTLQKKCQQFSACTQELYSAENYHSILGGESTRLTNICGLMFANGGGHYTTLKKECTEKERRAIRQTIGDKLDGKFNLGREQLNSSWVKLWKCVTDSKGDDDETVETVCRLKTSNAGNLCGDEDVNSMTRTFFNHELEHVHCSCLALESFSDQGRPRFPKPARIAIVGGVALLLVVLIIAVVVLCLRHRKTKRKLKDHKMRSVKESAARIDPEEPSAVYHEIEDVAPKLPSRPQPARGEGKLLPYGYQLGFAPPPPAERYIKGKHLPRGGSGHRSPRDDDDHRPHSYMEPLPDPIPVGLGAQGPTAAGLEGAVTSPYSLARRVEDSERADPASPSGGYSLAGRMDGVPSIVVTGAGSGSTEGTYFDTIRLSRARAEEDEFGYYAKLKSPPGGSSGDATDITTEDENHTPPEAQYFELEPQAGDAEHLERAYSALASTKL from the exons ATGAACTACCACAGCCGCAGAACAATCAGAACCCGCACATACTCTGACACCATGGCGAAAAACGACAAAGATCTTGGCGACATGAACAGGAGTGAGGGAAAAGTGGGTGTTGAACAATCAGAGGAGAGCACAAAACCAATCGGAGCCATGGTCAGTTCCACTCAGACCATGGCGAAAAACGAAACCGATATTGACATGGACAGAACTGGGGAAATCGTGAGTGAAGAACACTCAGTGGCGACGGTGTCGAATGCTGTGGAtggtcacgatgatgatgatgatgatgatgagattgcTGACGAAGATGGTGAATCTGGCGACGtcgatgatagtggtggtggtcgtcgtcgtcaagATGGGGGTGCCCGTCAAGGTGACGAGAAAAGGGGCCTCTACCACAGCGGTCGGACACTCGCCCATGGCACTGACAACGATGGAGAAGATGATGGCTTTCATTGCCAGCCCATTCAAC AAAAGCACACTGAGTACATCAAAAACAACCTTCAGACTCTGCAAAAGAAATGTCAGCAGTTCTCGGCTTGCACGCAAGAACTGTACAGCGCGGAGAACTACCACAGTATTCTGGGTGGCGAGAGCACACGACTCACCAACATCTGCGG ATTAATGTTCGCAAATGGCGGGGGACACTACACGACTCTGAAGAAGGAGTGTACGGAGAAAGAGCGACGCGCTATCCGCCAGACCATTGGAGACAAACTTGACGGGAAGTTTAACTTGGGCAGAGAGCAGCTCAACAGCTCATGGGTCAAACTCTGGAAGTGCGTTACGGATAGCAAGGGAGACGACGATGAAACCGTCGAAACGGTGTGCAG GTTGAAAACGAGCAATGCTGGAAACCTGTGTGGTGACGAGGACGTGAACAGCATGACGAGAACCTTCTTCAACCATGAGTTGGAGCATGTCCACTGTTCCTGTCTGGCCCTCGAGTCTTTTTCTG ACCAGGGCAGGCCTCGCTTTCCCAAACCAGCGAGGATTGCAATAGTAGGAGGAGTCGCCCTTTTGCTTGTCGTGCTGATCATCGCAGTTGTCGTTCTTTGCCTCAGACACCGCAAAACCAAAAGGAAATT GAAAGACCACAAGATGCGTTCCGTTAAAGAATCTGCGGCCAGGATTGATCCAGAGGAGCCTTCAGCAGTTTATCACGAAATTGAggacgtg GCACCCAAGCTGCCCAGCCGACCACAGCCTGCACGGGGTGAAGGGAAGCTACTCCCTTATGGTTACCAGCTGGGTttcgcccctcccccgcccgccgAACGCTACATCAAGGGCAAACACCTCCCACGTGGCGGATCCGGCCACCGCTCGCCACGCGACGACGATGACCACCGACCCCACAGCTATATGGAACCACTGCCAGACCCTATCCCTGTAGGACTCGGAGCCCAAGGACCCACCGCTGCTGGCCTGGAAGGCGCGGTAACCAGCCCCTACAGCTTGGCGCGACGCGTCGAGGACTCAGAGCGTGCTGACCCCGCGTCCCCATCGGGCGGCTACAGCCTTGCCGGACGGATGGACGGCGTTCCCAGCATTGTCGTGACAGGGGCTGGATCAGGATCGACGGAGGGAACCTACTTCGACACCATTAGGTTGAGCAGAGCCAGAGCCGAAGAAGATGAATTCGGATACTACGCCAAACTGAAGAGTCCTCCTGGCGGCAGCAGCGGCGACGCCACCGACATCACTACGGAAGATGAGAACCATACTCCTCCAGAAGCTCAGTATTTCGAGCTGGAGCCTCAAGCGGGGGATGCTGAACACCTTGAGCGGGCCTACAGTGCTCTCGCGTCCACGAAGCTGTGA
- the LOC143292430 gene encoding uncharacterized protein LOC143292430 isoform X2 gives MPCTTSGEQFNFGEKHTEYIKNNLQTLQKKCQQFSACTQELYSAENYHSILGGESTRLTNICGLMFANGGGHYTTLKKECTEKERRAIRQTIGDKLDGKFNLGREQLNSSWVKLWKCVTDSKGDDDETVETVCRLKTSNAGNLCGDEDVNSMTRTFFNHELEHVHCSCLALESFSDQGRPRFPKPARIAIVGGVALLLVVLIIAVVVLCLRHRKTKRKLKDHKMRSVKESAARIDPEEPSAVYHEIEDVAPKLPSRPQPARGEGKLLPYGYQLGFAPPPPAERYIKGKHLPRGGSGHRSPRDDDDHRPHSYMEPLPDPIPVGLGAQGPTAAGLEGAVTSPYSLARRVEDSERADPASPSGGYSLAGRMDGVPSIVVTGAGSGSTEGTYFDTIRLSRARAEEDEFGYYAKLKSPPGGSSGDATDITTEDENHTPPEAQYFELEPQAGDAEHLERAYSALASTKL, from the exons ATGCCGTGTACAACGTCGGGGGAACAGTTTAACTTCGGAG AAAAGCACACTGAGTACATCAAAAACAACCTTCAGACTCTGCAAAAGAAATGTCAGCAGTTCTCGGCTTGCACGCAAGAACTGTACAGCGCGGAGAACTACCACAGTATTCTGGGTGGCGAGAGCACACGACTCACCAACATCTGCGG ATTAATGTTCGCAAATGGCGGGGGACACTACACGACTCTGAAGAAGGAGTGTACGGAGAAAGAGCGACGCGCTATCCGCCAGACCATTGGAGACAAACTTGACGGGAAGTTTAACTTGGGCAGAGAGCAGCTCAACAGCTCATGGGTCAAACTCTGGAAGTGCGTTACGGATAGCAAGGGAGACGACGATGAAACCGTCGAAACGGTGTGCAG GTTGAAAACGAGCAATGCTGGAAACCTGTGTGGTGACGAGGACGTGAACAGCATGACGAGAACCTTCTTCAACCATGAGTTGGAGCATGTCCACTGTTCCTGTCTGGCCCTCGAGTCTTTTTCTG ACCAGGGCAGGCCTCGCTTTCCCAAACCAGCGAGGATTGCAATAGTAGGAGGAGTCGCCCTTTTGCTTGTCGTGCTGATCATCGCAGTTGTCGTTCTTTGCCTCAGACACCGCAAAACCAAAAGGAAATT GAAAGACCACAAGATGCGTTCCGTTAAAGAATCTGCGGCCAGGATTGATCCAGAGGAGCCTTCAGCAGTTTATCACGAAATTGAggacgtg GCACCCAAGCTGCCCAGCCGACCACAGCCTGCACGGGGTGAAGGGAAGCTACTCCCTTATGGTTACCAGCTGGGTttcgcccctcccccgcccgccgAACGCTACATCAAGGGCAAACACCTCCCACGTGGCGGATCCGGCCACCGCTCGCCACGCGACGACGATGACCACCGACCCCACAGCTATATGGAACCACTGCCAGACCCTATCCCTGTAGGACTCGGAGCCCAAGGACCCACCGCTGCTGGCCTGGAAGGCGCGGTAACCAGCCCCTACAGCTTGGCGCGACGCGTCGAGGACTCAGAGCGTGCTGACCCCGCGTCCCCATCGGGCGGCTACAGCCTTGCCGGACGGATGGACGGCGTTCCCAGCATTGTCGTGACAGGGGCTGGATCAGGATCGACGGAGGGAACCTACTTCGACACCATTAGGTTGAGCAGAGCCAGAGCCGAAGAAGATGAATTCGGATACTACGCCAAACTGAAGAGTCCTCCTGGCGGCAGCAGCGGCGACGCCACCGACATCACTACGGAAGATGAGAACCATACTCCTCCAGAAGCTCAGTATTTCGAGCTGGAGCCTCAAGCGGGGGATGCTGAACACCTTGAGCGGGCCTACAGTGCTCTCGCGTCCACGAAGCTGTGA
- the LOC143292431 gene encoding uncharacterized protein LOC143292431 — MMEVTGAKEIWTRSVEKHKFRYTTMLSDGDCKTYNELVALNPYDTEISKEECINHVSKRLGTALRNLVSDNSKRGVTLGGRGYGKLTQMNISKLQAYYTKAIRSNKTVKNMARAVWASVMHCTSTDAAPHHTFCPQGRQSWCFFNRARARGQPAPRHQGNMNTYISKEIFCKLEPVYRKLADPYLLRRCIRGKIQNANESLHGVIWSRCPKHTFAFLDKVEVTMLLSVGEFNMGSTASHNFMTAQGLFVGDNTTRLGQQRDRSRLAHSRRSQEQKQLRRREKVRQATEMGRRKNLLAENGSAYAPGGF, encoded by the coding sequence ATGATGGAGGTCACTGGGGCGAAGGAAATTTGGACCCGGTCAGTGGAAAAGCACAAGTTTCGCTACACCACTATGTTGTCAGATGGTGACTGCAAGACATACAATGAACTTGTGGCTTTGAACCCCTATGACACTGAGATCAGCAAAGAGGAGTGCATTAACCATGTCTCCAAAAGACTGGGAACTGCACTCAGGAACCTGGTTTCAGACAACAGCAAGCGTGGGGTGACCCTTGGGGGCAGAGGATACGGCAAGCTGACCCAGATGAACATCAGCAAACTGCAGGCTTACTACACCAAAGCCATCAGAAGCAATAAAACCGTGAAAAATATGGCACGTGCAGTGTGGGCTTCAGTCATGCACTGTACCTCAACTGATGCAGCACCTCACCATACTTTTTGCCCTCAAGGAAGACAGTCGTGGTGCTTCTTCAACCGAGCCAGAGCTCGTGGTCAGCCAGCTCCACGACACCAGGGCAACATGAACACTTACATCTCAAAAGAGATTTTCTGCAAGCTGGAGCCAGTCTACAGGAAGTTAGCAGATCCATATCTGCTCAGAAGATGCATCCGTGGCAAGATACAGAATGCCAACGAAAGCCTTCATGGTGTGATCTGGAGTAGATGCCCCAAACACACCTTCGCTTTTCTCGACAAGGTTGAGGTAACAATGTTGCTGTCTGTTGGTGAGTTCAACATGGGGTCCACAGCAAGCCACAATTTTATGACTGCTCAAGGTCTCTTTGTTGGAGATAACACCACAAGACTTGGACAGCAGCGGGACAGATCAAGATTGGCTCACAGTCGTCGCAGCCAAGAACAGAAGCAGCTCCGTCGCAGAGAGAAAGTACGGCAGGCTACGgaaatgggg